The following are from one region of the Microtus pennsylvanicus isolate mMicPen1 chromosome 15, mMicPen1.hap1, whole genome shotgun sequence genome:
- the LOC142835688 gene encoding uncharacterized protein LOC142835688, which translates to MNIKILLFKIYHSAVRPARQLKSLLKKSFRIKRGSRRLKDEVSLSEGTMTREPEQRKKKCVTFNKEVHYNTNKKPFCSSIRPPGELKPILKKSLQISGDNGRNQDQIPLRLSENPHVTTEDTATTSAIKEDIDNSSSRYTIIEKQSLYSKKIAAMKKQDQAGLSRSKSMIDLSTLGEALPDFSKKKSCLMVETKKGEDFLPPSNMHDIVPQPPAHANATSTSHVSETGDNRQSSEETTVNTSSVSERGDNRRSSEKTTVNTTSVSETGDNLQSSSSKETTVNNTSVDHTPSLGDALDPQNAHMRVLVSSPAHGTSYAAKTPVMVFLLWAATTSLLLLTSSMWLLQLVALTMPWIWNLI; encoded by the exons atgaatattaaaatattactttttaaaatataccacaGTGCAGTAAGACCAGCAAGACAGCTAAAATCCCTATTGAAGAAGTCTTTCCGGATTAAGAGAG GTAGTCGAAGACTAAAAGACGAGGTCTCACTCAG TGAAGGAACAATGACAAGAGAgccagagcagagaaagaaaaagtgtgtcACCTTCAACAAAG aagTACATTACAATACCAATAAGAAGCCTTTTTGCAG CAGCATACGACCACCTGGAGAGCTGAAACCAATACTTAAGAAGTCTCTTCAGATCAGTGGAG ATAATGGAAGAAATCAAGACCAAATCCCACTCAG GCTCTCTGAAAACCCTCATGTTACAACAGAGGACACGGCCACCACCTCTGCTATTAAG GAGGATATTGACAACTCTTCCTCCAGGTACACG ATCATAGAGAAACAAAGTTTGTATTCCAAAAAGATCGCTGCAATGAAGAAGCAGGACCAAGCAGGTCTTAGCAGATCAAAATCAATGATAGACCTAAGTACTCTGGGAGAGGCACTGCCTGACTTCTCTAAAAAGAAATCATGCTTGATG gttgaaacaaagaagggagaagatttccttcctccatccaatATGCATGACATcgtgccccagcctcctgcccatgCCAATGCCACATCAACTTCTCATGTTAGTGAAACAGGTGACAATCGTCAGTCTTCTGAGGAGACTACTGTTAACACCAGCAGCGTTAGTGAAAGAGGTGACAATCGTCGGTCATCTGAAAAAACTACTGTTAACACCACCAGCGTTAGTGAAACAGGTGACAATCTTCAGTCATCGTCATCTAAGGAAACTACTGTTAACAACACCAGCGTGGATCACACACCTTCTCTAG GTGACGCGTTGGACCCTCAGAATGCTCATATGCGGGTTCTTGTTTCAAGTCCTGCTCATGGCACCAGCTATGCAGCGAAGACTCCTGTCATGGTTTTTCTACTTTGGGCAGCAACCACATCCTTGCTCCTCCTAACATCGTCAATGTGGTTGCTGCAGTTGGTGGCTTTGACGATGCCGTGGATATGGAACCTAATTTAG